A region from the Desulfoglaeba alkanexedens ALDC genome encodes:
- a CDS encoding type II toxin-antitoxin system HicB family antitoxin, whose protein sequence is MKYTLPVVIVRLENGDYLARCEDVRATAIGDTPSEAVANLRESIEQIEKKRELVFSGSHTGPIRDFSRQKTEL, encoded by the coding sequence ATGAAATATACATTGCCAGTTGTTATCGTCCGTCTGGAAAATGGTGACTATCTGGCAAGATGCGAGGACGTCAGGGCCACTGCCATCGGCGATACGCCCTCTGAGGCAGTTGCCAACCTGCGGGAGTCTATTGAACAGATTGAAAAGAAACGAGAATTAGTGTTTTCAGGCAGCCATACAGGGCCTATACGGGACTTTTCAAGGCAAAAAACAGAACTATAG
- a CDS encoding sugar transferase translates to MTRTPCAARRNEVSFKEWMKMDLAYIDNWSLGLDFKILARTGLVVVLGYGR, encoded by the coding sequence ATGACACGAACTCCTTGTGCTGCGCGGCGCAACGAGGTTTCCTTCAAGGAATGGATGAAGATGGACCTGGCCTACATCGACAACTGGAGCCTGGGGCTCGATTTCAAGATCCTGGCGCGCACGGGCCTGGTGGTGGTTTTGGGGTATGGGCGGTAA
- a CDS encoding BrnT family toxin — protein MRINDFEWDEGNALHLQLGHGVTPEEAEEVFANKPFFRKTKQGHYAVFGPTFDGRYLTIIFELKPKGIVRAFTGWDMSRAELQYYKKRRS, from the coding sequence TTGAGAATTAATGATTTCGAATGGGATGAAGGCAATGCCCTGCATCTCCAACTCGGCCACGGCGTTACTCCGGAGGAAGCAGAAGAGGTCTTCGCCAACAAACCCTTTTTTAGAAAGACAAAACAAGGGCATTATGCCGTTTTTGGACCTACATTTGACGGGCGGTATCTAACAATTATATTCGAGCTAAAACCCAAGGGCATTGTCCGGGCGTTTACAGGCTGGGACATGTCCCGTGCAGAATTGCAATACTATAAGAAACGCAGGAGCTAA
- a CDS encoding DUF4160 domain-containing protein codes for MPTVMKIGTFRFHFYSDEGNEPPHIHVATPDGECKFWLQPVRLARNKGVAPLIVRKIEKMVFENQLFLMRKYYESRNE; via the coding sequence ATGCCTACGGTCATGAAAATAGGGACCTTCAGGTTCCATTTTTATTCAGACGAAGGAAACGAACCGCCGCACATCCATGTGGCAACGCCTGATGGCGAGTGCAAGTTCTGGCTTCAACCGGTTCGTTTGGCAAGAAATAAGGGCGTCGCTCCATTGATCGTGAGAAAGATAGAGAAGATGGTGTTTGAGAACCAGCTTTTTTTGATGAGGAAATACTATGAAAGCCGAAATGAATAG
- a CDS encoding O-antigen ligase family protein → MSWIFRSGAEPRLETGRPEPRDPTREPKPAASAAVRSEWVLLGGSAALMLLFFGGSHPAFWAPVCGVFLVAAAGFTLAGKITFRLPNRRWAALLVGLPCIPLLQSIPLPEGLLQGISPTRAAWLFQAEKTAGIGQAPAALSYLSWDTVFIGGLWFFFAAYALLLARTLDRSREERARIIRFFFVLAVFQAAYGIIQVLIPSVGVLWGTDRSYRGFARGTFINRNNYAAFLGLLWPVLLAYTLKLPGGRRGNRRQIQDERRQQRLFFGFLTGLVLLALVFSASRAGILSTLIASTLFLSLAGTRRKEPLVAVVGCWVVLLAYGAVIGFDGILTRFDRLESDTPGRFRIWRDTWTLIQDHPWTGIGLGSFQEVFRVYQTHLPEFSFARHAHNDYLQWIAELGWPLGLAWIALLWGFWLRNARRILALRRNPGRADPTVAAGCLAGMAAFLLHAWVDFPFQMAANVLTLIAVMTLLRAEVRHQTIDFKR, encoded by the coding sequence ATGTCATGGATTTTTCGTTCAGGAGCGGAGCCCCGTCTCGAAACAGGGCGACCGGAACCACGCGACCCGACGCGGGAACCGAAGCCGGCCGCATCGGCGGCGGTTCGGAGCGAATGGGTGCTCCTGGGCGGGTCCGCGGCGCTGATGCTGCTTTTCTTCGGCGGCTCGCACCCCGCGTTTTGGGCGCCCGTTTGCGGCGTTTTCCTGGTGGCGGCCGCCGGGTTCACTCTGGCGGGGAAGATCACCTTCCGACTCCCGAACCGCCGGTGGGCGGCCCTTCTCGTGGGCCTTCCGTGCATCCCGCTTCTTCAGAGCATCCCGCTTCCCGAAGGGCTCCTCCAGGGGATCAGCCCGACCCGGGCCGCGTGGCTCTTTCAGGCCGAGAAAACGGCGGGGATCGGGCAGGCGCCGGCCGCCCTTTCCTACCTATCTTGGGACACGGTCTTCATCGGGGGACTGTGGTTCTTTTTCGCCGCCTACGCCCTGCTGCTGGCACGCACCTTGGACCGGTCGCGTGAGGAGCGCGCTCGGATCATTCGGTTTTTCTTCGTCCTCGCGGTGTTCCAGGCGGCTTACGGGATCATCCAGGTCCTGATCCCGTCCGTGGGGGTGCTCTGGGGCACGGACCGTTCTTATCGGGGCTTCGCCCGCGGGACCTTCATCAATCGGAACAACTACGCGGCGTTTCTCGGACTGCTGTGGCCGGTGCTTCTGGCCTACACGCTGAAGCTCCCCGGGGGCCGCCGGGGGAACCGACGGCAAATCCAGGACGAAAGGCGCCAGCAAAGGCTCTTTTTCGGGTTCCTCACCGGCCTGGTGCTTCTAGCCCTGGTCTTTTCCGCTTCCCGCGCCGGCATCCTATCGACCCTTATTGCTTCCACCCTTTTTCTGAGCCTGGCCGGAACCCGCCGAAAGGAGCCTCTCGTGGCCGTTGTCGGCTGCTGGGTCGTCCTTCTCGCCTACGGGGCGGTCATCGGCTTCGACGGCATTCTCACGCGGTTCGACCGACTGGAATCCGACACGCCGGGACGCTTCCGCATCTGGCGCGACACGTGGACCCTGATCCAGGACCATCCCTGGACCGGGATCGGCTTGGGCTCGTTCCAGGAGGTCTTTCGGGTCTACCAGACCCATCTCCCGGAATTCAGCTTCGCCCGGCACGCTCACAACGACTACCTGCAGTGGATCGCCGAACTGGGATGGCCGCTGGGCCTTGCGTGGATCGCCCTGCTCTGGGGCTTCTGGCTCCGGAACGCCCGCCGGATCCTCGCGCTCCGCCGGAACCCCGGTCGGGCGGACCCCACCGTGGCCGCGGGTTGCCTCGCCGGCATGGCGGCGTTCCTTCTCCACGCCTGGGTCGATTTCCCGTTCCAGATGGCCGCCAACGTCTTGACGCTCATCGCCGTCATGACGCTCCTGCGCGCGGAAGTCAGACATCAGACGATAGACTTTAAACGATAG
- a CDS encoding SLBB domain-containing protein, which translates to MKGNLDRKRAWGWALVAAVLIGLYGCTTGGLKPTTTLDAVMAQTDPESKAIEELNAKLFASAGGAPEFQDYILNEGDLIQVSVFEAPELNSEVRIGARGFVTLPLLGSVEVKGLTTVNAEQLIEDLYREKYLQDPHVSIFVKERFGGKITVLGAVEKSGSFDYPARQRLLDALALAGGLSETAGRTVQIRRKGENPERPDTYLVDLDQLIEEGHSELNLEILPGDVIFVPEARMVYVDGAVREPGAYPIRREMTVQQAIVEAGGLRTTASEGNIKLVRYMPGGSREVVQLSLNDIQNGKAQEMTVRDRDVVFVETSTFEAMLYGLRLNLGMGLMGIGYTPPPQ; encoded by the coding sequence ATGAAAGGAAACCTCGACAGGAAGCGCGCGTGGGGGTGGGCGCTGGTCGCCGCCGTTCTGATCGGTCTCTACGGGTGCACCACGGGGGGACTTAAACCCACCACCACGCTGGATGCGGTGATGGCCCAAACGGATCCGGAAAGCAAAGCGATTGAGGAACTGAACGCCAAGCTTTTCGCTTCAGCGGGCGGTGCACCGGAATTCCAGGACTACATCCTGAACGAAGGCGACCTGATCCAGGTGTCCGTCTTCGAGGCGCCGGAACTCAACAGCGAGGTGCGGATCGGAGCCCGAGGCTTCGTGACGCTGCCGCTTTTGGGGTCGGTTGAAGTGAAAGGCCTGACCACAGTGAACGCCGAGCAGCTCATCGAAGACCTCTACCGCGAAAAGTATCTCCAGGATCCCCACGTGAGCATCTTCGTCAAAGAACGGTTCGGCGGCAAGATCACGGTCCTGGGAGCGGTGGAGAAATCCGGTTCCTTCGACTACCCGGCCCGCCAGCGGCTGCTGGACGCCCTGGCGCTTGCCGGCGGCCTGTCGGAGACAGCCGGCCGCACGGTGCAGATCCGTCGCAAGGGTGAGAACCCGGAGCGGCCGGATACCTACCTCGTCGACCTGGACCAACTCATCGAAGAAGGCCATTCCGAGTTGAATCTGGAAATCCTTCCGGGGGACGTGATTTTCGTGCCTGAGGCGAGAATGGTCTACGTGGACGGGGCGGTGCGCGAACCCGGGGCCTATCCCATCAGGAGGGAAATGACGGTGCAGCAAGCCATTGTGGAAGCAGGGGGCTTGAGGACTACCGCCAGCGAAGGGAACATCAAGCTGGTCCGTTATATGCCGGGAGGTTCCCGGGAAGTGGTGCAGCTCAGCCTGAACGACATCCAGAATGGAAAGGCCCAGGAAATGACCGTCCGGGACCGCGACGTGGTGTTCGTGGAAACCAGTACCTTTGAGGCGATGCTCTACGGCCTGCGCCTGAACCTCGGCATGGGCCTGATGGGCATCGGCTATACCCCGCCGCCGCAATAA
- a CDS encoding four helix bundle protein, giving the protein MQDEVLERNKNLNRGFRKLEVWREAIQLYGFEKKVLDSLKKISFKIKDQVLDSVFSISSNIAEGYCRRSIKEYIQFINVALGSCGENYSQFYALLESGEIGRAVFDEFDERHHRIENKLMNLAKALSKKMKTGQDWDSDYKV; this is encoded by the coding sequence ATGCAAGATGAGGTTTTGGAGAGGAATAAGAACCTGAATCGGGGGTTTCGGAAGCTGGAGGTTTGGAGAGAGGCTATTCAGCTTTATGGCTTTGAGAAGAAAGTCCTCGACAGTCTGAAAAAAATCTCGTTCAAGATAAAGGATCAGGTTTTGGATTCGGTGTTTTCTATCAGTTCCAACATTGCGGAAGGCTACTGCAGGAGGTCGATCAAGGAGTATATTCAGTTCATCAATGTGGCGTTGGGGTCTTGCGGGGAGAATTATTCGCAATTTTATGCCTTGTTGGAGTCAGGAGAGATCGGCAGGGCGGTTTTTGATGAGTTTGATGAGCGGCACCATCGGATTGAGAACAAGCTGATGAATCTGGCGAAGGCGCTCTCCAAGAAGATGAAGACGGGGCAGGATTGGGATTCGGATTACAAGGTTTGA
- a CDS encoding VanZ family protein translates to MDTLTGLYGRHSRVLQTAGRGTLVVLLACMPWAMLSPQASPPSHWAGWMHVGAVAMLSVLAYVSFASLWSRAGAVMFVFAYSGLMELLQHFSAGRTGSWEDLGMNGVGVLIGVALVKWAMMRAV, encoded by the coding sequence ATGGACACGCTGACCGGTTTATACGGCAGGCACAGTAGAGTGTTGCAGACGGCAGGCAGGGGCACCCTGGTGGTGCTGCTCGCATGTATGCCATGGGCGATGTTGTCGCCGCAGGCCAGTCCGCCTTCTCACTGGGCCGGGTGGATGCACGTGGGGGCGGTGGCGATGTTGTCTGTGCTAGCCTATGTGAGCTTTGCGTCTCTGTGGAGCCGGGCCGGAGCCGTGATGTTTGTGTTTGCATACAGCGGCTTGATGGAGCTGTTGCAGCATTTTTCGGCGGGGCGCACCGGGTCATGGGAAGATCTCGGGATGAACGGGGTTGGGGTATTGATCGGGGTGGCGTTGGTGAAATGGGCAATGATGCGTGCGGTTTGA
- a CDS encoding tyrosine-protein phosphatase encodes MVDLHTHILPGIDDGARSWHEALDMARAAADDGITVMVATPHWHRGVYENGRKRILSMTEKLNELLDRHRIALQVLPGAELRIHPMIPHGIRSGRLMTLNDGRRYALLEFPPEVLPQNLNAFFFELQNQGVTPVIAHPERHPEVMRRPEHLTDWIRCGVILQITAQGLLGGMGKDIQRFTIHMLENRLAHVIASDTHGLKNRPPKLLEAFRFASEIVGEEAARELVLDIPGRLVKGEPYEPPAPPLQQRKPPLWRRLLRGRSR; translated from the coding sequence ATGGTTGATCTTCACACGCACATTCTTCCCGGTATCGACGACGGGGCGCGGTCGTGGCACGAGGCGCTGGACATGGCCCGGGCCGCCGCGGACGACGGCATCACCGTGATGGTGGCCACTCCGCACTGGCACCGGGGCGTCTACGAAAACGGCCGAAAACGCATCCTTTCCATGACGGAAAAGCTCAACGAGCTGCTGGACCGGCATCGCATCGCACTTCAGGTGCTCCCGGGCGCTGAACTGCGCATCCACCCCATGATCCCCCACGGCATCCGCTCCGGCCGCCTCATGACCTTAAACGACGGCCGCCGTTACGCCTTGCTGGAATTCCCCCCGGAGGTCCTTCCCCAAAACCTCAACGCCTTCTTCTTCGAACTTCAGAACCAAGGCGTCACGCCGGTGATCGCCCACCCCGAACGGCACCCCGAGGTGATGCGCCGCCCCGAACACCTTACCGACTGGATCCGATGCGGCGTGATCCTCCAGATCACCGCCCAAGGTCTCCTGGGGGGAATGGGAAAGGACATTCAGCGGTTCACCATCCACATGCTGGAAAACCGACTCGCCCACGTCATCGCCTCCGACACCCACGGGCTGAAAAACCGCCCGCCGAAGCTTTTGGAAGCCTTTCGGTTCGCGTCGGAGATCGTGGGCGAGGAAGCGGCGCGGGAACTGGTCCTGGACATCCCGGGACGGCTGGTCAAGGGCGAACCCTACGAACCGCCGGCGCCCCCTCTCCAGCAGCGAAAGCCGCCCCTTTGGCGCCGGCTCCTGCGAGGACGTTCCCGATGA
- a CDS encoding endonuclease/exonuclease/phosphatase family protein gives MIYRRYLLIVAIATCLAIGMAWAVHRPEAGGGGFSAMTFNVGDANPRPFPVAQTAACILEDGRPDILFLQEVPGGRARAELLEALGYPHAAGAQARSGKLAGLMVLSVYPIGETREIELPSDGRGSGALCAVLDIDGERVLACSVHLDEVDPKVRNAEGQVVFSARQALDSIYAELFTDTVRTDAVKALGAAVADAGMPVILAGDFNTVPVSRTIRHVTARYRDVLWPGVDWFQGTYHKIAFPLNPRIDYIFVSPRIAVDQARVPPRSAGDHFPVRAALKKGA, from the coding sequence ATGATTTACAGACGCTACCTCCTGATTGTTGCGATTGCCACCTGCCTGGCCATCGGCATGGCCTGGGCCGTGCACCGGCCCGAGGCGGGCGGCGGCGGCTTTTCCGCCATGACCTTCAACGTGGGCGATGCCAACCCGCGGCCGTTCCCGGTGGCCCAAACCGCGGCCTGCATCCTGGAGGATGGCCGGCCGGATATTCTCTTCTTGCAGGAAGTGCCCGGAGGCCGGGCCAGGGCCGAGCTTTTGGAAGCCTTGGGGTATCCGCACGCGGCCGGGGCGCAGGCCAGGTCCGGGAAACTGGCCGGGCTGATGGTGCTATCGGTTTATCCCATCGGAGAAACGCGGGAGATCGAGCTGCCCAGCGACGGCAGAGGCTCCGGCGCGCTGTGCGCCGTGCTCGACATCGATGGCGAAAGAGTGCTGGCCTGCTCGGTGCATCTGGACGAGGTGGATCCCAAGGTCCGCAACGCCGAGGGGCAGGTGGTCTTTTCCGCGCGCCAGGCATTGGATTCCATCTACGCCGAGCTTTTCACCGACACCGTGCGTACCGACGCGGTCAAGGCCCTGGGGGCGGCCGTCGCCGACGCTGGCATGCCGGTGATCCTGGCCGGCGATTTCAACACCGTGCCGGTATCGCGCACCATCCGCCACGTGACCGCCCGATACCGGGATGTGCTCTGGCCCGGGGTGGACTGGTTTCAAGGCACTTATCACAAGATCGCTTTTCCGCTGAACCCGCGCATCGATTACATCTTTGTATCCCCCCGGATCGCGGTGGACCAGGCCCGGGTGCCGCCCCGCAGCGCCGGGGATCATTTCCCGGTGAGGGCGGCATTGAAGAAAGGCGCATGA
- a CDS encoding DUF2442 domain-containing protein, translating into MKAEMNRLETVEPAAIRAWVESRTIFIELTDGRIVGFPADRFKILSKATDDQLKDVEIRLNGFALRWETLDEDITVPGIVAGNFQLPPLTADS; encoded by the coding sequence ATGAAAGCCGAAATGAATAGACTGGAAACCGTTGAGCCGGCCGCGATCAGGGCCTGGGTAGAATCCCGGACCATCTTCATCGAACTGACGGACGGCCGCATCGTCGGATTTCCCGCAGACCGCTTCAAGATACTGTCGAAAGCCACGGATGATCAACTCAAAGACGTCGAAATCAGGTTGAACGGATTTGCATTGCGCTGGGAAACACTTGATGAAGACATTACGGTTCCGGGGATTGTTGCAGGCAATTTCCAATTGCCGCCTCTGACTGCCGACTCCTGA
- a CDS encoding GxxExxY protein, whose protein sequence is MDKDQRTYAIIGAAMEVHRELGPGFLEAVYQAAMEMELALRDIPFRSQPQVTVQYKGRDLDKVYQPDLICFGEIIVEIKALSSLSGTEEAQMINYLRAAGLKVGVLLNFGRPSLQYRRFVY, encoded by the coding sequence GTGGACAAAGATCAGCGGACATACGCCATTATCGGGGCTGCCATGGAAGTACATCGGGAGTTGGGTCCCGGTTTTCTGGAAGCGGTCTACCAGGCGGCCATGGAGATGGAACTGGCGTTGAGGGACATCCCTTTCCGCTCTCAACCGCAGGTCACAGTTCAATACAAAGGCCGCGATCTGGATAAGGTGTACCAGCCGGACCTGATATGCTTTGGGGAAATTATTGTGGAGATCAAGGCCCTGTCCAGCTTATCCGGCACCGAGGAGGCTCAAATGATCAATTACCTGAGGGCCGCAGGGCTGAAGGTGGGTGTGCTGCTCAACTTCGGTAGGCCATCGCTGCAATACAGGCGCTTTGTGTATTAA
- a CDS encoding NYN domain-containing protein, translating to MAFAFSGDGVRTIGYVDGFNLYYRALKGTPYKWLDLNKMLSRILKKENRLVGIRYFTAMVTGRIDPDQPRRQRTYLNALETLPGLTVHLGTFLAKSTKRPLSGSNPRQFVSIDSFEEKGSDVNLASYLVHDGWRDMYDVAVVVTSDTDLITPIELVIRDLKKPVGIISPSIPCPKGLAQVASFVRHIRKADLKNCQFPASFTNAQGKRITQPRGW from the coding sequence GTGGCCTTTGCTTTTTCTGGAGATGGCGTGAGAACGATCGGCTATGTGGACGGGTTCAACCTGTACTATCGTGCCTTGAAAGGAACACCATATAAGTGGCTGGATTTGAATAAAATGCTTTCTCGTATCCTGAAAAAGGAAAACAGGTTGGTCGGGATACGATATTTCACAGCCATGGTGACCGGGCGGATTGACCCCGATCAGCCAAGAAGGCAAAGAACCTATCTGAATGCTCTGGAAACGCTCCCCGGTCTCACCGTTCACTTGGGCACCTTCTTGGCAAAATCCACCAAAAGGCCTCTTTCGGGTTCAAATCCTCGGCAATTCGTCAGTATCGACAGTTTCGAAGAAAAGGGCTCCGACGTAAATCTGGCATCTTACCTTGTCCACGATGGCTGGCGGGACATGTATGACGTGGCAGTGGTCGTAACCAGCGATACCGACTTGATAACTCCCATCGAATTGGTCATCCGAGATCTGAAAAAACCGGTTGGCATCATCTCCCCCAGCATTCCTTGCCCGAAGGGGTTGGCCCAAGTGGCCAGTTTCGTCCGTCATATCCGAAAGGCGGATTTGAAAAATTGCCAATTCCCGGCAAGTTTTACTAATGCGCAGGGAAAACGGATTACACAGCCCAGGGGCTGGTGA
- a CDS encoding NAD-dependent epimerase/dehydratase family protein — translation MKTALVCGAGGFIGSHMVRRLKDEGYWVRGVDLKFPEFWETVADDFVIGDLREQDLCRRIVDRRFDEVYQFAADMGGAGYVFTGVHDADIMHNSAQINLNMLDVCHKRNVKRIFYSSSACIYPEYNQLDPDNPNCAEDSAYPAQPDSEYGWEKLFSERIYLAYQRNKGMEVRIARFHNMFGPYGSWKDGKEKAPAAMWRKVAMAPDGGEIEIWGDGKQTRSFLYIDECLDGVLRLTRSDWSGPVNIGSDEMVTIDQLADMAMEIAGKKLAKKHIDGPLGVRGRNSDNRLIQEKLGWRPSRPLREGLEKTYRWIAAQVG, via the coding sequence ATGAAGACGGCGTTGGTTTGTGGAGCGGGTGGTTTTATCGGCAGTCACATGGTCAGAAGGCTGAAGGATGAAGGCTACTGGGTGCGGGGCGTGGATCTGAAGTTTCCCGAGTTCTGGGAAACCGTTGCCGACGATTTCGTCATCGGCGATCTGCGCGAGCAGGATCTGTGCCGGCGGATCGTGGACCGGCGCTTCGACGAGGTGTATCAGTTCGCCGCCGACATGGGCGGCGCCGGGTACGTCTTCACCGGCGTTCATGACGCCGACATCATGCACAACTCGGCCCAGATCAACCTCAACATGCTCGATGTTTGCCACAAGCGCAACGTCAAGCGCATCTTCTATTCCTCCTCGGCCTGCATCTACCCCGAGTACAACCAGCTCGACCCGGACAACCCCAACTGCGCCGAGGACAGCGCCTACCCTGCCCAACCGGACAGCGAGTACGGCTGGGAGAAGCTCTTCAGCGAGCGCATCTACCTTGCCTACCAGCGCAACAAAGGCATGGAGGTGCGCATCGCGCGCTTCCACAATATGTTCGGCCCCTACGGCTCCTGGAAGGACGGCAAGGAAAAGGCGCCGGCGGCCATGTGGCGCAAGGTGGCCATGGCCCCGGACGGCGGCGAGATCGAGATTTGGGGCGACGGCAAGCAGACCCGTTCCTTCCTGTATATCGACGAGTGCCTCGACGGCGTGCTGCGCCTGACGCGCTCGGACTGGAGCGGGCCGGTGAACATCGGCTCCGACGAGATGGTGACGATCGACCAGTTGGCCGACATGGCCATGGAGATCGCCGGCAAGAAGCTCGCCAAGAAGCACATCGACGGCCCGCTGGGGGTGCGCGGGCGCAACTCCGACAACCGGCTCATCCAAGAAAAACTCGGCTGGCGCCCGAGCCGGCCGCTTCGCGAAGGGCTGGAGAAGACCTACCGCTGGATCGCGGCCCAGGTGGGATAA
- a CDS encoding sugar transferase — protein MTTGKPPRTWPARRSGTKTILGTVSELKKYLEKNDVDFVYIALPMRAEGKIHDILQNCRTLGARLFLVPDLYAFRILNTRLERLGSMMLLDFNPESGRKRLFDVAFSLLVILCSLPLTLPIALLIKLNDGGPVFYGHRRITVSGREFNCLKFRTMCVDADRKLAEILERDPAARREWAQTFKLKNDPRVTWLGRFLRKTSLDELPQFINVLRGEMSVVGARPIVHKELCEYYRENGGIYCSIKPGITGPWQIGKRSDTEDYQERVELDTWYAVNRNFWLDLKIICLTVVKVLRGSGAY, from the coding sequence TTGACGACCGGAAAACCACCGCGGACCTGGCCGGCACGGCGCAGCGGGACCAAAACCATCCTGGGAACCGTTTCCGAGCTCAAAAAATATCTTGAAAAGAACGACGTGGACTTTGTCTACATCGCCCTTCCCATGCGGGCCGAAGGCAAGATTCATGATATCCTGCAAAACTGCCGCACCCTGGGGGCGCGGCTTTTCCTGGTGCCGGATCTTTACGCCTTCCGCATTTTGAACACCCGGCTGGAGCGGCTGGGCTCGATGATGCTGCTGGATTTCAACCCCGAGTCGGGCCGCAAGCGGCTCTTCGATGTGGCCTTCTCGTTGCTGGTGATCCTTTGCAGCCTGCCGTTGACCCTGCCCATCGCCTTGCTGATCAAGCTGAACGACGGGGGGCCGGTCTTCTACGGCCACCGGCGCATCACGGTCTCCGGCCGCGAGTTCAATTGCCTGAAGTTTCGCACCATGTGCGTCGATGCCGACCGCAAGTTGGCCGAGATCCTGGAGAGGGATCCGGCGGCGCGGCGGGAGTGGGCGCAGACCTTCAAGCTGAAGAACGATCCCCGCGTGACCTGGTTGGGGCGCTTTCTGCGCAAGACCAGCCTGGACGAGCTGCCCCAGTTCATCAACGTGCTGCGCGGCGAGATGAGCGTGGTGGGGGCCCGGCCCATCGTGCACAAGGAGCTGTGCGAGTATTATCGCGAAAACGGCGGGATCTACTGCTCCATCAAGCCGGGGATCACCGGGCCGTGGCAGATCGGCAAGCGCAGCGACACCGAGGACTACCAGGAGCGCGTCGAGCTGGACACCTGGTATGCCGTCAACCGCAACTTCTGGCTGGACCTGAAGATCATCTGCCTGACCGTGGTCAAGGTGCTTCGGGGTAGCGGGGCGTACTAG